TGCTGAAATACGAGATTCATGCTCTTTTCAAAGGTAAAGCGCACCAATAAACGTATTTTTAGTATCATAGTAGACACATTAAATAAACACCACTCCACAGTGAActtataatataaaaaaataaatctaattaTTTCAGGGGTGGTTTTAGACTTTCTTAAGGCAATGCAGAAGTAtcacacaaaaaaagctgtcactAGGACTGGGCGATGTGGCCTATAAATAATATTGCAATACacaataatatataaaataatttgaaatcTCTTCTAAATGCCTGTAGACTATTAAACTACTgttaaaattaattcaaataaagtactgttacagtTAAGTTACAGTATTGTTAtgaaaaagttaaattaagtactgttataataaagttagatAAAGTATATTGTTATAATAgttagttaaataaaataataaataaataaaataaaataatgttttaagaAATTTAATAAAGTAAGTACTGGTATTATAAGGTTAAACAAAGTACTgtgataataaaattaaattaagtattgttataataaagtcaaataaagtattgttataattaagataaagtactgttataataaggttaaataaagtactgcaacaaaaaaaagttaaagtgtTGTTGCTCTTATTATGAAGAATCCTGCTTGTTTCAGGCTGTCAATGATTTTGTCAACAGATAGCTGTTAGCAGAAAGTTAAATCATCACAGcgctttttaaatgtgaggatttattgATTGTTAGCAGAAAACAAGttgcagagcagaaaacaaGTTGCAgaggtgctccatggtcacaaaatgcgaCTTAATGGTCGCAGCCTGGAGCCCTGTAGATACAAAAACGCACGTCTCACCCTACACATTATTCCCCAAGACAGATTGGTCTGGATCAGCGGGGGACTATGTGTAGGCTTAGAAAAAAATGACGTGACAATTTATACTTGATATAGTCAGTCGACACAGTCCCACCCCTAGTTCTTACAGACGTAtccattgttttattgttacaAACTGTTGTGGAAGTCTTGTGTTGAGTTTTCTGggtattgtgtgtgtttctgtgttaacCTCTCATCCAGGTAAATCCTCAGCATCTTCCAGTTGAGCCGTCTAGTGTAGAAGATGAATTTTGCCAACTCTGTCGGATGATCCACTAATATACCTTTAGACATAAAGTAACTAATaccctgcatacacacacacacacacacacacacacacacacacacacacacacacatgcagagagaaagaaggagaatcACAGTGTGAGTGTGGGTCTAACAGAGTCTTAATCCATCCAGACACACACTTTGATGTTGAAGTGATTGATTGGTTAAACATCAGAAGCTCagaataatgacatcatcaaacacATAATTCTGTCATGAAATCATTGTTCCAGAAACCAACATGTGCACTgcacacactcaacacacacacatacacatacgcacacacacagtacagaaGCTGTGAGGTAGAATGCGTCTATAGGACTAGGGATCTTAGATGTTTGGGCTTGTGTTACCTCCTGTGAGTTTGCGTTGAATGTCAGGCTGCCTTCATCTAGCTGTAGGTAGAGTCTTCTATATGAGAAACCAGCAGGTAGTCTTCTGTTGTAGATGGAGCAGTGTCCCCATGTGGATTTACACAGCCTGGTGGATTGACATACATgggttacagaaaataaacagctaAAAAAAGGCTTTACAAAATACATGTGCTGAAAAAAAGGCTTGTCTGGCAagttgacagaaaaaaacatgtgctCAGAACATGCCAAAAACATGTAATCTATTTTCATTATCTTGAACTTTCTGTCTCTTCCCGTGTTTCGAGGACGTAACATTGACAAGTACggcaaaatgcagtgcactggATGGTGTACTCATAACTGATAATTTAGACAAAGCATAAGTCTATCTGTCatcaattattttgtttatcaGTACAGCAGATCAGCTGTTGTCACTGCTCAGAAAACTTTCTGGTCACCAAGAAACATTATGAACCTCAATCAAATCATCAATCCTCACAAAAAGGTAACAGAAACTAGGGTTGATCCTCCTTACCCCTGCCAGAGATATTCGTCATTTCCCAGGTCCTGCCACACACAGCCGGCCAGGCACAGATCAGTAGCATTCAGGTACGACAGTATGGTGATGCCTAATTCAGGGGGCAACATCTCCAAATCTATAAATCCATGCTGTTCCTTACCTACAGTCAAcaagaaaaaggaggagaaaggcagaaaacaaatatttaggATAATTCTAATCTCCGTGTGACACAGGATTTAATGCGTACAAGATTACTGTAGTAGAGTGTGGTAGTTTTGAAGCCTCTTGTTGTATTCTTTCCCACTTCCTCCCTGAGTTGGTAGCCACTTTCCATTGCATAAAACATCATAATCATGGACAGTCATTGCTGGTAAATGACAGTAAAGTTCCATCCACACAACCCAGAGattatttcaatcaatcaatcaattttatttataaagcccaatatcacaaatcacaatttgcctcacagggctttacagcatacgacatccctctgtccttaggaccctcgcagcggataaggaaaaactcccccccaaaaaaaaccctttaacggggaaaaaaaacatttagagaCATAAACTGTATAGAAGTGGATGTAGcctctggctctgaaaagtgaagccaatgtggtagtgccttaaacctgcattcttcctaatggccagcagggggtgaCTCCACTTGTTGCAAAAAGACAAGTCTATTAGAAAATGACtctacttctcacttgatttattacctcagtagACATTTTTCTCATGAGATTATGGTCTCAGTAgttagtttcaagtcttctttaatacagcatgatgttcattttgtaaatgatgatcccatttagagtaaaataaacaaacaagcagggtatgctttagggTGTGGCTGCCTTGTGAATGACAGGTTGCTACCACACCAACCTGTCAATCAGGATCGAGGCGCAACAATCAAAGCCTCCCCAGCttcaccctctcgtccaaatatggtcacctctggctccaaaaaaaccaagatggcgacggccaaaatgcacAACACAGGCTTGAAActggtagtccacaaaccaattggtGATTCCATGTTGGCTGCATCCACTTTTTTAATATAGTCTATGTTTAGAGAGCacagcttttaaaaaataaaagtttcttCTCCTGTGAGtttgctgtttcattttgtttgtagcttagcatgtgttttgtgtgttcttACCACCCATGCGTGTTCTCAGCAGATGGTAGATGTCTGGGCCGTAACACTGCTGAGGCACTCTTCTTTGGTGACCTCCATCTTTCCCtaggagaaaacaaaacaaaataaaaaaatattagatATTGGAATcatttttctactttttcattcattcactgtcATTACTTGCTTACTGCTAATTGGCACGACAGGAAAGTGGAAGactatcccagcatgcattgtggCTTCAGACTGACCAGGCACACTGTGAGTTATAGTCATCATTCAAATACATAAAGAATTAAATGAATACATATTTTACAAAgacttttttaaattgtatttttacttttacttctaATGACATTTACAAGAATCCATCGcagctgaaggaaaacaaccaatcagaaccaAGGAGTTTCTAACGCAGCAGTCAATCACATCAATCACAGCTCATGAACTgtagtcaaactgtcaaactaggcagcactgatcaaatgtgaatcaagattctgttactgcattgcctttttctcccctaaaatattttcaaaaacatatttaagtgtactgtttagctgtgaaatgagaaagtttgtgaccagGCCTCAAGGTTGAACACAGTCAAGCCAAAACTCAGCAATGCCCATCAGCTGAAGCTGTACCTTAATGTCACTCGCCATAATTTGTAATGATTTTCTCCAAAAGTTAATCATTTTAACCGTCTGCCTCACAGTCCACCAGAGCAGCGATGCATTAGCAGCAAAGCACACTACATACTTAATTTTACGTCATACTTTGTGTTAACAGTATGAACAGTATGTCAGTATGCCATTTTGAACAGAGCCAAACTGGTTTGGGCAGAAACACGGGAGCAAGATGAACAGCCAGCCTGGGTCAGATGTATAGTAGACAAAAGGAGAAAGGGATGGAATACTGGGAGCAGAAAACTAATACGAGTAACTAAAACAGCTGATAGAAGCCAAACAAGTGAAGTGTATGTAAGAAATATCTACTGATAAAAACTAGTTGTGAGTGTTGTTGTTACACTATGTGACTTGGAATGTTGCATGTTGTTCTTGGGTCATTATGTTACTTTCTTTGTACATAAGTAATTCTGTGGGTGAAAAGTTTGGGTTGGATTTATCTCATGGTCTGTTCAAAAACATTAAGTTTTTAACATGGTTTTTATTGTCTTAGATCTTTCATAAACGTACACAATGACCTCTGACTCAGACTTATCTGTCCTAAGTCTTCTGCAAAGTTGTGTCTGTGGACACACTCAAAGAAGATACTGACAGTGATTACATTTTTGACAGTAACACAATTTTGGCATTAAAAAGTCTAgtcaaataattaaataaatccatagtcttcatttttatttgcattaaaaATCCACAACCCAACCTCAAACATAAACAGGACCGTTTAAAATGAAGCTGTTGGGTTTAACAATAACAGGTGGACTGATTTTAGTTGGCACTTGCTGTGCTGATACTGAGTTAAAAGTTTATTACAGACTGGAACCCAGAATTTAAATCAACCAGATAAGTCACAACATGTTCATATTTTCTCTGAAGCATTAATGTCAACCATTTGTGACAGCAGCAGTCACATACACACTACAAAATCCTCAtccaaaaataatatttatgtaaaaaaaaaatattaggaCTACCTTGCtctcgtcttcctcctcctcctcctcctccgcctcctcctcctcctcggtcAGCTAGTCGGTCTGCAAGCTCttcctgaagctgctgctgttgtctaGGAGGCAGCCTCCACAGTGCTTGACCCATCTGCATGGTAGCATAAGAAGTGCATAAGAAAACATTTTGCTTTCATATATCTGACTAAACTTGTTGTGTGTCTGTCGGTGACTTTGTAGTTAGGATGGAAAACAAGTGATATAATGACAAATTATATAATTCAGTCTGGATACACTGAGGTTCACTTGTTGCTGTGATCTTCCATAACTGGCAACCTGATAAAAAGGCAAATCCACAAGTGAATTAAACAAGTTACCACACGTTTAGACCAATTCTGCCGAACAACTCTAGGCTCTCATGATTGAGAAGAAAACATATTGAACCTCCTGTAATTATAATTCCTTCTCTTTGATTTGTCATATTGTGAAACACAGCTTGTGATTAATGTTAAAGCTTACGTGCTGCTGAGAAGCAATATAAAATGGGTCAGGCATAACCTGACCAATCCATTTAAGTCTCAAGTATTACATTGAACATTCCTAACATTATATGTGTGATAGTTTCAATCATGCCTACGACAGTGTCTTTGTCAATAGATTACAGCTGCCAGTCATTACAGTCAGATTATATTCAGGACACTTTATGACAGCTACAGTGGTTTTACAATTCCCTGAATcatatgatgaaaataaaaaaaaatacagatggaCTACAGTGATGTAATGTGGGAGGGCATGCTAGTATCATGTGCTTGCAGAACCCTGAGTTTAGATGCTTGTGGTCATcatgtgttaaatgtgtttagCGCTGCAACGATAATCGACTAGTTGGAAACTATTACATCAATCGCCACCTATTttgaaaagtgatttttttcaaggaaaaaaaaagttatattctctgattccagcttcttaaatgtgaatattttctggtctATTTattcctctatgacagtaaattgaat
The window above is part of the Epinephelus moara isolate mb chromosome 5, YSFRI_EMoa_1.0, whole genome shotgun sequence genome. Proteins encoded here:
- the fbxo8 gene encoding F-box only protein 8 encodes the protein MGQALWRLPPRQQQQLQEELADRLADRGGGGGGGGGGGGRREQGKDGGHQRRVPQQCYGPDIYHLLRTRMGGKEQHGFIDLEMLPPELGITILSYLNATDLCLAGCVWQDLGNDEYLWQGLCKSTWGHCSIYNRRLPAGFSYRRLYLQLDEGSLTFNANSQEGISYFMSKGILVDHPTELAKFIFYTRRLNWKMLRIYLDERRDVLDELVTLHNFSNQFLPNALRDFFRHIHAPEERGEYLETLITKFSHRFCTCNPSLVRELGLSPDAVYVLCYSLILLSIDLTSPHVKNKMSKREFIRNTRRAAHNVSDDFVGHLYDNIYLIGHVAA